Proteins encoded in a region of the Thunnus maccoyii chromosome 4, fThuMac1.1, whole genome shotgun sequence genome:
- the LOC121895667 gene encoding nascent polypeptide-associated complex subunit alpha, muscle-specific form-like isoform X2, with protein sequence MPGEATETVPVTEQEMQQPQVETAAGVLSSSAPPEMAVPSVNKAIPLENPPETSIPAQEIGSPEETSIQAPADQPNGVAAVQDMTKQSEETGLEATPVSPQGATADPAADLPVPEETVPSAEAPVSSSEPHIQEVAAPPEEVQNQESAVAAEEPASQEVTQISVKEEATGEEPAAVAEKIPDDPKPSASEDISANTEDGKTTDAPKTAEECQKNLCPDATHEVLPGDVNVDVATQNENVDKKEPVILLSKAIQSKGTSKCEGPPLSTRHLSGSGTESDSDDSVPELEEQDSAQTQTQQAQLAAAAEIDEEPVSKAKQSRSEKKARKAMSKLGLRQVTGVTRVTIRKSKNILFVITKPDVYKSPASDTYIVFGEAKIEDLSQQAQLAAAEKFKVQGEAVSNIQENTQTPTVQEESEEEEVDETGVEVKDIELVMSQANVSRAKAVRALKNNNNDIVNAIMELTM encoded by the exons ATGCCTGGTGAAGCCACAGAAACGGTCCCAGTCACTGAGCAGGAGATGCAGCAGCCTCAAGTGGAGACTg CTGCAGGAGTATTGAGTTCTTCTGCTCCTCCTGAGATGGCTGTTCCTTCAGTAAATAAGGCAATCCCATTGGAGAATCCTCCAGAAACCTCTATTCCTGCTCAAGAGATAGGCTCCCCTGAAGAAACTAGCATTCAGGCTCCTGCCGATCAACCAAACGGTGTGGCTGCTGTTCAAGACATgaccaagcaatctgaagaGACTGGGTTGGAGGCAACACCTGTCTCACCGCAAGGGGCAACTGCTGACCCAGCAGCTGATTTGCCTGTTCCTGAAGAGACCGTGCCTTCTGCTGAGGCTCCCGTTTCTTCCTCAGAGCCGCACATTCAGGAGGTAGCAGCTCCCCCTGAAGAGGTTCAAAATCAGGAGTCAGCTGTTGCTGCTGAAGAACCAGCCAGCCAAGAGGTTACACAGATATCTGTTAAAGAAGAGGCCACTGGAGAAGAGCCGGCAGCAGTGGCAGAAAAAATCCCTGATGATCCAAAACCATCTGCCTCTGAGGACATCAGTGCAAACACTGAAGATGGGAAGACGACTGACGCACCAAAGACTGCGGAAGAATGCCAGAAGAATCTCTGCCCGGACGCAACTCATGAAGTATTGCCTGGTGATGTGAACGTCGATGTGGCTACTCAAAATGAAAACGTAGACAAGAAGGAACCCGTTATACTTCTCTCCAAGGCCATTCAGTCGAAGGGGACTTCCAAATGTGAAGGTCCACCTCTTTCTACCCGCCACCTGTCAG GATCTGGCACTGAGTCGGACAGTGACGACTCAGTCCCTGAGCTGGAGGAACAGGACTCTGCccagacacagacacagcaagCTCAG cttgcagcagctgctgaaataGACGAGGAACCTGTCAGCAAAGCCAAACAGAGCCGCAGTGAAAAGAAGGCACGAAAG GCGATGTCAAAGCTTGGTCTCAGGCAGGTAACAGGGGTCACCAGAGTCACCATTCGCAAGTCAAAGAACATCTTGTTCGTCATTACCAAACCAGACGTCTACAAGAGCCCCGCATCAGACACATACATCGTCTTCGGTGAAGCTAAG ATCGAAGATCTTTCCCAGCAAGCCCAGCTGGCTGCTGCAGAAAAATTCAAGGTACAGGGAGAAGCTGTATCAAACATccaggaaaacacacagacgCCAACAGTACAGGAGGAGAGCGAAGAAGAAGAG GTTGATGAGACCGGAGTTGAGGTTAAGGACATTGAACTCGTCATGTCACAAGCCAACGTGTCGCGGGCGAAGGCTGTACGCGccctgaaaaacaacaacaacgacattGTCAATGCTATTATG GAGTTGACGATGTAA
- the LOC121895667 gene encoding nascent polypeptide-associated complex subunit alpha, muscle-specific form-like isoform X1, with protein sequence MPGEATETVPVTEQEMQQPQVETATPPAPAQAASGPAKPKGKDAKNAKGSSAPKAVPGRRKRSSMSASSSSPTSPKSTSSTPLSPVQSPLASSPANQGNRSGPKVVKAGKQGKAKKGEAFVPAPAPVESKVTGANEKPAESIPKQAAVEAKPAPAEPKKSPPAATKPAAFKVTSKPAVAAPVSFSDTIASSPPKSAEVKAPLPKAAPVTAVADEDLPPLIPPEKHVKMPVFVPPVEKECAKPAAPVTKVPKAAAPVKSAPVEGAKVVAEALALPVEAVKPVEAPKTVSKAKPVPIKAAEPAVKVEAVKAAAPAKPVPVEAPKPVVEAKPAPVEAPKPVVEAKPAPVEATKPAGSGTESDSDDSVPELEEQDSAQTQTQQAQLAAAAEIDEEPVSKAKQSRSEKKARKAMSKLGLRQVTGVTRVTIRKSKNILFVITKPDVYKSPASDTYIVFGEAKIEDLSQQAQLAAAEKFKVQGEAVSNIQENTQTPTVQEESEEEEVDETGVEVKDIELVMSQANVSRAKAVRALKNNNNDIVNAIMELTM encoded by the exons ATGCCTGGTGAAGCCACAGAAACGGTCCCAGTCACTGAGCAGGAGATGCAGCAGCCTCAAGTGGAGACTg CTACACCTCCTGCCCCAGCGCAGGCAGCTTCTGGCCCTGCTAAGCCCAAAGGCAAAGATGCCAAGAATGCAAAGGGCTCCTCTGCCCCAAAGGCTGTCCCTGGCAGAAGGAAACGCTCATCAATgtctgcctcctcttcctctcccacCTCACCAAAATCTACTTCCTCAACCCCCCTGTCACCTGTGCAATCTCCCCTTGCTTCCTCACCTGCTAACCAGGGTAACCGCTCCGGTCCAAAAGTTGTCAAGGCTGGCAAACAAGGAAAGGCTAAGAAAGGAGAGGCATTTGTGCCTGCTCCTGCCCCTGTGGAGAGCAAGGTCACAGGAGCAAATGAAAAACCAGCAGAGTCTATCCCCAAGCAAGCTGCAGTTGAGGCTAAACCTGCCCCAGCTGAGCCAAAAAAATCCCCACCAGCTGCTACAAAGCCTGCTGCTTTTAAAGTTACCTCAAAGCCTGCTGTAGCTGCCCcagtttcattttcagataCTATTGCTTCTAGCCCTCCCAAATCAGCTGAAGTTAAGGCACCTTTACCAAAAGCTGCTCCTGTTACTGCAGTAGCTGATGAGGATCTCCCTCCCCTTATCCCACCTGAGAAGCACGTTAAAATGCCAGTGTTTGTACCCCCTGTTGAGAAGGAGTGTGCAAAacctgctgcacctgttacTAAGGTTCCCAAAGCAGCAGCCCCAGTAAAATCTGCTCCAGTTGAAGGTGCTAAAGTGGTTGCTGAAGCTTTAGCTCTACCTGTTGAGGCTGTTAAACCTGTTGAAGCTCCTAAAACCGTTTCAAAGGCCAAACCTGTACCTATTAAGGCTGCTGAACCAGCAGTCAAAGTTGAAGCTGTTAAAGCAGCAGCCCCAGCCAAACCTGTTCCTGTTGAAGCTCCTAAACCAGTTGTTGAGGCCAAACCTGCTCCTGTTGAAGCTCCTAAACCAGTTGTTGAGGCCAAACCTGCTCCTGTTGAGGCTACTAAGCCAGCTG GATCTGGCACTGAGTCGGACAGTGACGACTCAGTCCCTGAGCTGGAGGAACAGGACTCTGCccagacacagacacagcaagCTCAG cttgcagcagctgctgaaataGACGAGGAACCTGTCAGCAAAGCCAAACAGAGCCGCAGTGAAAAGAAGGCACGAAAG GCGATGTCAAAGCTTGGTCTCAGGCAGGTAACAGGGGTCACCAGAGTCACCATTCGCAAGTCAAAGAACATCTTGTTCGTCATTACCAAACCAGACGTCTACAAGAGCCCCGCATCAGACACATACATCGTCTTCGGTGAAGCTAAG ATCGAAGATCTTTCCCAGCAAGCCCAGCTGGCTGCTGCAGAAAAATTCAAGGTACAGGGAGAAGCTGTATCAAACATccaggaaaacacacagacgCCAACAGTACAGGAGGAGAGCGAAGAAGAAGAG GTTGATGAGACCGGAGTTGAGGTTAAGGACATTGAACTCGTCATGTCACAAGCCAACGTGTCGCGGGCGAAGGCTGTACGCGccctgaaaaacaacaacaacgacattGTCAATGCTATTATG GAGTTGACGATGTAA